A single region of the Vicia villosa cultivar HV-30 ecotype Madison, WI linkage group LG4, Vvil1.0, whole genome shotgun sequence genome encodes:
- the LOC131598849 gene encoding protein HEADING DATE 3A-like: MSTAGSRDPLVLGGVIGDVLDVFQTCIPLRVSYNNKDVSNGCEFKPSQVITQPRVSVGGDDLRNFYTLIMVDPDAPSPSNPNLREYLHWLVTDIPATTGPTFGHEVVPYESPRPLMGIHRIIFAIFRQLGRETVYAPGWRQNFNTKEFAELYNLGLPAAAVYFNIQREAGSGGRRLC; this comes from the exons ATGTCCACAGCTGGTAGTAGAGACCCTCTTGTTCTTGGAGGTGTAATTGGTGATGTATTGGATGTCTTTCAAACTTGTATTCCTTTAAGAGTTTCTTACAATAATAAAGATGTTTCCAATGGTTGTGAATTCAAACCTTCTCAAGTTATCACTCAACCAAGGGTTAGTGTTGGTGGTGATGATCTTAGAAACTTCTATACTCTG ATCATGGTGGATCCAGATGCACCTAGCCCTAGTAATCCAAATTTGAGGGAGTATCTTCATTG GTTGGTGACTGATATTCCTGCAACTACTGGGCCTACTTTTG gGCACGAAGTAGTACCTTATGAGAGTCCGCGACCGTTGATGGGGATTCATCGGATCATCTTTGCAATTTTTCGTCAACTTGGTCGAGAGACGGTGTATGCTCCGGGATGGCGACAGAATTTCAACACAAAGGAATTTGCAGAACTTTACAATTTGGGATTGCCAGCTGCTGCTGTTTATTTTAACATTCAAAGAGAAGCTGGCTCTGGTGGAAGAAGGTTATGCTGa